One genomic region from Planctomycetia bacterium encodes:
- a CDS encoding NAD(P)(+) transhydrogenase (Re/Si-specific) subunit beta — MHPYVIEFIYLIGTGLFIFSLHWMSDPKTARKSVAAGALGMLLAMLATWARPEVTRHLWVLIPLALAIGPGMWLANVPLTAVPQRTAISHAFGGLAAGLVGTAKYFHWYNSEPEMLTAFRMGAIIVEIILGYLTFTGSLIAAGKLQEIKWIPQRPWVYKGQNLVNLGAFALALLLGILLVIWPDSAFSPVLFILLLILSLNFGWMLVMPIGGADMPTVIAILNSYAGLSAVAMGFVLDNKLLITAGALDGSSGLILSIIMCKAMNRSFFNVLFGAFGQVQEQKSGGEQKEYKSDTPENAAAMMEQASSVVIVPGYGMAVAQAQHKIRELYDALKKRGISVKFAIHPVAGRMPGHMNVLLAEAEIPYTDLVEMEDINHDMAQVDVCLVVGANDVVNPAAEHDKSSPIYGMPIIQAEKAHTIFAIKRSKNPGFAGIDNELYFNDKTWMLFGDAKAVVGELVKSLSGGGGIH; from the coding sequence ATGCACCCCTACGTCATTGAATTCATCTATCTGATAGGCACCGGGCTTTTTATTTTCTCCCTGCACTGGATGAGCGATCCGAAGACCGCACGAAAGAGCGTTGCCGCCGGTGCACTGGGTATGTTGCTGGCGATGCTGGCAACCTGGGCCAGACCCGAAGTGACCCGGCATCTCTGGGTGCTGATTCCCCTGGCTTTAGCCATCGGGCCTGGCATGTGGCTGGCCAATGTGCCTTTGACTGCAGTACCGCAGCGAACCGCCATCTCCCATGCCTTCGGTGGCCTGGCTGCCGGGCTGGTGGGAACCGCCAAGTATTTCCACTGGTACAACAGCGAGCCGGAAATGCTCACGGCATTTCGCATGGGTGCCATCATCGTTGAAATCATTCTTGGTTACCTGACATTTACCGGCAGCTTGATTGCTGCTGGTAAACTGCAGGAAATCAAATGGATACCGCAAAGGCCTTGGGTCTACAAAGGTCAAAACCTGGTCAATCTGGGTGCATTTGCACTGGCACTCTTGCTGGGAATTCTGCTGGTCATATGGCCTGATTCTGCCTTTTCACCAGTGCTGTTCATTCTGTTATTGATCCTCTCCCTCAATTTCGGCTGGATGCTCGTGATGCCTATTGGTGGAGCGGACATGCCCACGGTCATTGCCATTCTGAATTCGTATGCCGGCCTTTCTGCAGTGGCGATGGGTTTTGTGCTCGATAACAAACTGCTGATCACTGCAGGTGCACTCGATGGTTCCAGCGGATTGATTCTCTCCATCATCATGTGCAAGGCGATGAACCGCTCGTTCTTCAATGTGCTCTTTGGCGCCTTTGGCCAGGTGCAGGAACAGAAATCTGGCGGCGAGCAGAAAGAATATAAGTCCGATACACCCGAAAACGCAGCAGCCATGATGGAGCAGGCCAGCTCCGTGGTGATTGTCCCCGGCTATGGCATGGCAGTAGCCCAGGCACAACATAAAATCCGTGAACTCTACGATGCACTCAAGAAACGGGGCATCAGTGTCAAATTCGCCATTCACCCCGTGGCAGGTCGCATGCCAGGTCACATGAATGTGCTCTTGGCCGAGGCGGAGATTCCTTACACCGATCTTGTTGAGATGGAAGATATCAACCACGACATGGCACAGGTCGATGTCTGCCTGGTGGTAGGCGCCAATGATGTGGTAAACCCTGCCGCCGAGCATGACAAGAGCAGCCCGATTTACGGCATGCCCATCATCCAGGCGGAGAAAGCCCACACGATCTTTGCCATCAAGCGCAGCAAAAACCCGGGCTTCGCGGGCATCGATAATGAACTCTACTTCAACGACAAAACCTGGATGCTCTTCGGCGACGCCAAGGCGGTGGTAGGGGAACTGGTGAAAAGCCTGAGCGGCGGCGGAGGCATTCACTAA
- a CDS encoding NAD(P) transhydrogenase subunit alpha, translating into MIASSTTIDYMSMLFVFMLATFIGIGVIRRVSRLLHTPLMSLTNAISAIAVVGAIIVAGGEEYPTYVRVLGAIALFCSMTNIVSGFMITERMLKMFKTKEEAR; encoded by the coding sequence ATGATTGCATCCTCTACCACCATCGACTATATGTCGATGCTGTTTGTCTTCATGCTGGCTACCTTCATCGGGATTGGTGTTATCCGGAGGGTCTCGCGGCTGCTGCACACGCCATTGATGTCGCTGACCAATGCCATTTCCGCCATTGCGGTAGTGGGAGCCATCATCGTGGCGGGTGGCGAAGAGTACCCCACGTATGTCCGAGTGCTCGGAGCCATTGCCCTGTTCTGCTCCATGACGAACATTGTTTCAGGCTTCATGATCACCGAACGCATGCTCAAGATGTTCAAGACGAAAGAGGAGGCAAGATGA
- a CDS encoding Re/Si-specific NAD(P)(+) transhydrogenase subunit alpha, whose protein sequence is MKLAVPRETVPGETRVALVPESVKKLVGAGFQVSVEEGAGSAAGFADQLYRDAGATIESSADALFNHADFILKVSAPTVDEVKLYPSQARLLTSLMPTRHIPAVQALAQRGITSFSTDAIPRTTRAQAMDTLSSMANIAGYKGVLLAAVELPRYFPMLMTAAGTVMPAKVFVIGAGVAGLQAIATAKRLGAQVFATDVRPEVKEQIESVGAKYVGIELKQSAAAGGGYAKELSEEDKARQKQMLAEQCAVSDVVITTALIGGVFAPRLIGEDIVKSMKPGSIIVDLAADGGGNCELSQPGFLVPLSPLGRGVRGEGREQGGVTTVHGVKIIAPLNLPASVPNHASLLWSRNLTSFLLAFWKDKNFQFDLNDEILRGSLITHQGEVMHAKTKELIKP, encoded by the coding sequence ATGAAGCTGGCAGTTCCCCGCGAAACGGTACCGGGAGAAACGCGAGTGGCCCTGGTGCCTGAATCGGTGAAAAAACTGGTCGGTGCTGGTTTCCAGGTCAGTGTCGAAGAAGGTGCAGGTAGCGCTGCGGGGTTTGCTGATCAACTTTATCGCGATGCAGGAGCCACCATTGAAAGCAGTGCCGATGCGTTATTTAACCATGCAGATTTTATTCTGAAAGTATCCGCACCGACCGTGGATGAAGTCAAGCTGTACCCATCACAAGCCAGGCTGCTGACTTCCCTGATGCCTACCCGACATATCCCCGCAGTGCAGGCTCTGGCTCAGCGGGGTATCACCAGTTTTTCCACCGATGCCATTCCGCGAACCACCCGTGCCCAGGCCATGGACACGCTTTCCTCGATGGCCAACATTGCAGGCTACAAAGGCGTGTTGCTGGCAGCAGTGGAGTTACCTCGTTATTTTCCGATGTTGATGACTGCTGCAGGCACGGTGATGCCCGCCAAGGTTTTTGTGATTGGCGCCGGTGTTGCCGGTCTCCAGGCAATTGCAACTGCCAAGCGATTGGGTGCACAGGTTTTTGCAACCGATGTTCGCCCTGAAGTGAAAGAACAAATCGAAAGCGTCGGAGCCAAGTACGTTGGCATAGAATTGAAGCAGAGCGCTGCAGCAGGTGGTGGCTATGCCAAGGAGCTTTCAGAAGAAGACAAAGCCCGACAGAAACAGATGCTGGCAGAGCAGTGTGCTGTTTCTGATGTGGTAATCACTACCGCACTCATCGGCGGAGTGTTTGCACCCAGACTCATCGGCGAAGACATCGTAAAATCAATGAAGCCCGGCTCCATCATCGTCGATCTGGCCGCCGACGGCGGCGGAAACTGCGAATTGTCCCAGCCAGGGTTTCTTGTTCCCCTCTCCCCTCTGGGGAGAGGGGTTAGGGGTGAGGGGAGAGAGCAAGGCGGAGTTACCACTGTCCATGGTGTCAAAATCATCGCCCCACTTAACCTGCCCGCTTCCGTTCCTAACCATGCCAGCCTGCTCTGGTCTCGCAACCTGACCAGTTTTCTGTTGGCCTTCTGGAAAGACAAGAATTTCCAATTCGATCTCAACGACGAAATCCTCCGTGGCAGCCTGATCACCCACCAGGGTGAGGTGATGCACGCCAAGACGAAGGAGTTGATCAAGCCATGA